The Parachlamydia acanthamoebae genome has a window encoding:
- a CDS encoding NAD(P)H-dependent glycerol-3-phosphate dehydrogenase produces MKIGYLGMGAWGFCLASLLAAKGYELTCWTTKQALADRLNQTREHPSLPGHIAKGNLHFTTDLKAALIQSELLIESVTSAGLRPVLEKVKAVGPLNIPLIMTSKGIEQGSGLILPDVAIQTLGPQVKSQVGFLSGPGFAEEVIRNLPTSVVGSAYDPNLLMTVCQIFTTPTFRVYPNADIHGVAFGGALKNIIAIACGICEGLGLGNSSKAALMTRGLHEIRKLAVAQGCKAETLNGLSGMGDLFLTCSSFISRNFRFGHLMTQGLTPKEAQDKIGMVVEGAYTCVSALQLSEKLNVSMPITKIIHEIIYKDMKPQIAVNALMERAIKEEHL; encoded by the coding sequence ATGAAAATTGGATATTTAGGAATGGGAGCTTGGGGGTTTTGTTTAGCCTCCCTCTTGGCTGCTAAGGGCTACGAGTTAACCTGCTGGACAACCAAACAGGCGCTTGCCGATCGCTTGAATCAAACGAGAGAACACCCCTCTCTTCCTGGTCATATAGCTAAAGGAAATCTGCATTTTACAACAGACCTTAAAGCCGCTTTAATTCAATCTGAACTACTTATTGAATCTGTGACCTCGGCAGGGCTTCGTCCTGTGTTAGAAAAGGTAAAAGCAGTCGGCCCCTTAAATATCCCCTTGATCATGACGTCGAAGGGTATTGAACAGGGCAGCGGCTTGATTTTGCCCGATGTCGCGATTCAAACCTTAGGCCCTCAGGTCAAATCACAAGTTGGTTTTTTGAGCGGTCCGGGATTTGCAGAGGAAGTTATTCGCAATCTTCCCACATCAGTTGTTGGCTCAGCCTATGATCCCAACTTGTTGATGACGGTATGTCAGATTTTTACAACTCCCACCTTTAGGGTCTACCCAAATGCCGATATTCATGGAGTTGCATTTGGAGGCGCCCTAAAAAACATTATCGCAATCGCTTGCGGAATCTGCGAAGGATTGGGCCTAGGAAATAGCTCCAAGGCGGCATTAATGACACGAGGATTACATGAAATTCGCAAGCTTGCCGTGGCTCAAGGCTGTAAAGCGGAAACTCTCAATGGCCTATCTGGCATGGGCGATCTATTTTTAACATGCAGCTCATTCATTAGCCGAAATTTCAGATTCGGCCACCTCATGACACAAGGTTTAACGCCTAAGGAAGCACAAGATAAAATTGGAATGGTTGTTGAAGGGGCCTATACATGCGTTTCTGCTTTGCAATTAAGCGAAAAATTAAATGTGAGCATGCCAATCACAAAAATCATTCACGAGATTATCTACAAAGACATGAAGCCACAAATTGCCGTCAATGCATTAATGGAGCGTGCAATTAAAGAAGAACACCTGTAA
- a CDS encoding bifunctional ADP-dependent NAD(P)H-hydrate dehydratase/NAD(P)H-hydrate epimerase, translating into MKVVSPKQMMQIEADAYRNGSSESDFMEEAGSGVALFVHELVEKYDLDRQVTLLCGKGNNAGDAYVAGIHLMHLDYEVLGLQLSPLEECSHLCKQNYHRFLMEGGRVAHVDGANPPFLQTGVIVDGIFGTGFHGKIEDPAYQAAIKHANLSGLPIIAIDIPSGLNGETGEVSGEAIQATETIFLGLPKTGFFLQDGWNHVGKLRYVDFGLPGTYIEKSAEELIMLSPDIISPLIPKITRNRDKYERGQVVGLAGSPGMPGAALLASLAALRGGAGIVRLLYPDGMHNELAASAYELIKIPYQYDDPNTILNVLNYAAATFIGPGIGRTAETIQLLKNIFPHLEKPCVIDADALTLIAQENIPLPSCPTILTPHLHELLRLLKLPESENRTPELLKACENYAKKNHVTLLLKGGPTFIFSPETQTCVNPTGTPGMATAGSGDVLTGLIAALLAQKLPPHEAACLGVYLHGIAGEQAAEEYTPHVMIASDIITYFPEAYRLKEF; encoded by the coding sequence ATGAAAGTTGTTTCGCCTAAACAAATGATGCAAATCGAAGCAGATGCCTATCGAAACGGCTCCTCAGAATCTGATTTTATGGAAGAAGCCGGAAGTGGAGTGGCCCTTTTTGTACATGAACTTGTCGAAAAATATGACTTAGATCGCCAGGTGACACTCCTATGTGGAAAAGGAAATAACGCGGGAGATGCTTATGTTGCAGGTATCCATCTGATGCATCTCGATTATGAAGTTCTAGGTTTGCAACTCTCTCCTTTAGAAGAATGCAGCCATCTTTGCAAACAAAACTATCACCGCTTTTTAATGGAAGGCGGCAGAGTGGCTCATGTTGACGGGGCAAATCCCCCATTTTTGCAAACGGGAGTGATCGTCGATGGAATTTTTGGCACTGGTTTTCATGGTAAAATTGAAGATCCTGCCTACCAAGCTGCCATCAAACATGCCAATCTTTCCGGACTTCCCATCATTGCGATCGACATTCCTTCTGGCTTAAACGGGGAAACCGGTGAAGTCTCTGGAGAAGCCATTCAAGCCACTGAAACCATTTTTTTGGGCCTGCCTAAAACCGGATTCTTTTTGCAGGATGGCTGGAATCATGTGGGGAAGCTGCGATATGTGGATTTTGGCCTTCCAGGCACCTATATTGAAAAGTCAGCAGAAGAATTGATCATGCTTTCCCCTGATATCATTTCACCACTCATCCCCAAAATTACACGTAATCGCGATAAATATGAGCGGGGGCAAGTTGTTGGGCTGGCGGGCTCTCCAGGCATGCCGGGAGCGGCATTACTAGCTTCACTAGCAGCTCTTAGGGGAGGGGCGGGTATCGTTCGCTTGCTTTATCCAGATGGCATGCACAACGAACTCGCGGCTAGTGCATATGAGTTGATCAAAATCCCTTATCAATATGATGATCCAAATACCATTTTAAACGTCTTGAATTATGCTGCAGCCACTTTTATCGGCCCGGGAATAGGCAGAACAGCTGAAACAATCCAGCTTTTGAAAAACATTTTCCCCCATCTGGAAAAACCATGCGTCATCGATGCAGATGCCCTCACATTGATCGCACAAGAAAATATCCCTCTCCCTTCATGCCCAACGATTTTAACTCCTCATCTACATGAGCTTTTGCGATTACTCAAACTTCCTGAATCAGAAAATCGTACTCCTGAGTTGTTAAAGGCATGTGAGAATTATGCAAAGAAAAACCATGTGACCCTACTTCTTAAAGGTGGACCCACCTTTATTTTTTCACCAGAAACTCAAACCTGTGTTAACCCAACCGGAACGCCGGGCATGGCGACTGCTGGAAGTGGAGATGTTCTGACCGGATTAATCGCCGCCCTTCTCGCTCAAAAATTACCTCCACATGAAGCAGCTTGCCTGGGAGTTTATTTGCATGGCATTGCTGGTGAACAGGCGGCGGAAGAATATACCCCACACGTGATGATAGCCTCAGATATTATTACTTATTTTCCCGAAGCTTATCGCCTCAAAGAATTTTAA
- the proC gene encoding pyrroline-5-carboxylate reductase produces the protein MKIAIIGCGTIGSGMASQWAKSHQLFLFDRTFAKAEKLAQKLNADLSSNCAACPTILEAIKDNDLILLAFKPQNLTSATESFSQALTSNQLLASVLAGVTLDTLRRYFPHGQLLRVMPNIALNYGQGVIGLANQQFHPPFSKEIIEELFGLLGWIHWVDEAKIDALSALAGSGMAFAAAIMEAGTEASIAMGLNAEEGLNILIETFTGTITTLKETGMHPGQLKWKVSSPGGTTIAGLFKLEEKGLRSALMETFLATYKRNQELGKKI, from the coding sequence ATGAAAATTGCAATTATCGGCTGTGGGACTATCGGAAGCGGCATGGCCTCTCAATGGGCTAAATCCCACCAACTTTTTTTGTTCGACCGTACTTTTGCAAAGGCTGAAAAGCTTGCCCAAAAGCTCAATGCCGATCTTTCTTCGAATTGTGCGGCTTGTCCAACAATTCTCGAAGCGATTAAAGATAACGACCTGATCCTTCTGGCTTTCAAGCCCCAAAATCTTACTTCTGCTACAGAATCTTTTTCTCAAGCTTTAACATCTAACCAACTTCTAGCTAGTGTTTTAGCAGGAGTTACACTTGATACTCTAAGACGCTATTTCCCCCATGGCCAATTACTTCGAGTCATGCCTAACATTGCGTTAAATTATGGACAAGGTGTTATAGGATTGGCAAATCAACAATTTCATCCACCTTTTTCAAAAGAAATCATAGAAGAACTTTTCGGATTGCTAGGCTGGATACATTGGGTAGATGAAGCCAAAATTGACGCCCTTTCTGCACTGGCGGGATCTGGAATGGCTTTTGCTGCTGCCATCATGGAAGCCGGAACGGAGGCATCAATTGCCATGGGTTTAAATGCTGAAGAAGGTTTAAATATTCTTATCGAAACTTTTACTGGGACTATTACAACTTTGAAAGAAACCGGAATGCATCCAGGTCAGCTTAAATGGAAAGTTTCATCGCCAGGAGGGACAACCATCGCAGGGCTTTTCAAGCTAGAGGAAAAAGGACTGCGATCTGCTTTGATGGAAACATTTTTGGCTACTTATAAGCGTAATCAGGAATTAGGAAAAAAGATCTGA
- the proB gene encoding glutamate 5-kinase: MKHSRPIVIKLGTSTLTQGTKKLCRKKMLDIVRQISILHEQGKQIVIVSSGAMAAGREIMKDPKLDRLLPRKQMLASVGQVHLMHIWSELFALFDIVVGQVLLTRDDVSNRKRYLNSRDTLHSLLKHHVIPIINENDTVATQEIRVGDNDNLSALVANLIAAEYLILLTDQGGLFTADPRLNPTAQLIPLIEKIDANIYRLAGKPSDALGQGTGGMITKIEAAQLASQSGTSTIIGSSNHPDILLDIVAGKSVGSRFLATTTLRESRKRWLLSEKPQGKIVIDHGAAKHLMDAGASLLPAGIIKAISNFERGNIISIESETHPLAVGITNYSSSEIETIKKIHSQSIEEVLGFSYGPEVVHRDNMTMIK; the protein is encoded by the coding sequence ATGAAACATAGTCGCCCCATCGTCATTAAGCTTGGAACCAGCACCTTGACCCAAGGTACTAAAAAGCTTTGCCGTAAAAAAATGTTGGATATCGTACGACAAATTTCGATACTTCACGAACAAGGAAAGCAAATTGTCATTGTTTCCTCAGGAGCTATGGCTGCCGGTAGAGAAATAATGAAAGACCCCAAATTAGACCGCCTGCTCCCTCGAAAACAGATGCTTGCATCCGTAGGACAAGTTCACTTAATGCACATCTGGAGTGAACTATTTGCTTTATTCGATATTGTTGTTGGACAAGTTTTATTAACCCGTGATGATGTTTCAAATCGCAAACGATATCTCAATAGTCGTGATACTCTTCATTCTTTGCTGAAACACCATGTTATCCCTATCATTAATGAAAACGATACGGTCGCAACACAAGAAATTAGAGTTGGCGATAATGACAACTTATCTGCTCTCGTGGCCAATCTTATTGCCGCTGAATACTTGATTTTGTTAACTGACCAGGGGGGCTTATTCACAGCAGATCCTCGCCTAAATCCTACAGCCCAATTAATTCCCCTCATTGAAAAAATTGACGCAAACATTTATCGCCTTGCTGGCAAACCATCCGATGCTTTAGGCCAAGGTACGGGCGGAATGATTACAAAAATTGAGGCCGCCCAATTAGCCTCACAAAGTGGTACCTCGACAATAATTGGATCTTCAAACCATCCGGATATTTTATTAGATATTGTGGCAGGAAAATCTGTTGGGTCTCGATTTTTGGCGACTACAACACTCCGAGAAAGCCGCAAACGTTGGTTGCTTTCAGAAAAACCTCAGGGTAAAATCGTGATAGACCACGGTGCTGCAAAACATCTAATGGATGCCGGAGCAAGCCTTCTCCCTGCAGGAATTATAAAAGCGATTTCTAATTTTGAAAGAGGCAATATTATATCTATAGAATCAGAAACACACCCTCTAGCTGTAGGAATCACAAATTATTCTTCTTCAGAAATAGAAACGATAAAAAAAATTCACTCACAATCTATTGAAGAAGTACTAGGATTCAGCTATGGACCGGAAGTCGTTCACCGAGATAATATGACAATGATTAAATAA
- the cdsZ gene encoding zinc ribbon domain regulatory protein CdsZ — MAHALHQILDIQELDMQMIQLMRLKKERQNELANLQAIKADLHKKSSVKEGEIIELKKAIRLAEGEISLIQDKIKKFESQQHSIKKVEEFNALSHEISQAEREKQTKEQRLSDLYDKLAAEEELMKSLAESLSSTEESSKVLEGEIREGIDRINSEGKELKAERDRLVEKVDPEIFGIYERLLRNKRDRVVVAIENRCCSGCHIMLTAQDENLVRKGERIVFCEHCSRIHYWPESQALEGTVAAPKQRRRRSVKA; from the coding sequence ATGGCACATGCTCTTCATCAGATCTTAGATATCCAAGAACTGGATATGCAAATGATCCAACTTATGCGTTTAAAAAAAGAAAGACAAAATGAGTTGGCAAATCTGCAAGCAATTAAAGCAGATCTTCACAAGAAATCTTCAGTTAAAGAAGGCGAAATTATCGAATTGAAAAAAGCAATTCGCTTGGCTGAAGGAGAAATTTCTCTAATTCAAGATAAAATCAAGAAGTTTGAATCGCAGCAGCATTCAATTAAAAAAGTAGAAGAGTTTAATGCTTTGAGTCATGAAATTTCTCAAGCTGAAAGAGAAAAGCAAACTAAAGAGCAGCGATTAAGCGATTTATATGATAAATTGGCTGCGGAAGAAGAATTGATGAAAAGTTTAGCGGAAAGTCTTTCATCCACAGAAGAAAGTTCTAAAGTTTTAGAAGGTGAAATTCGTGAAGGAATTGACCGAATTAATTCTGAAGGAAAAGAGCTAAAAGCTGAAAGAGATCGCCTCGTTGAAAAAGTTGATCCTGAAATTTTCGGTATTTATGAGAGACTCTTGCGCAACAAACGAGATAGAGTTGTTGTTGCAATCGAAAATCGTTGCTGCAGTGGTTGTCATATTATGTTAACTGCGCAGGATGAAAATCTTGTTCGCAAAGGTGAGAGAATTGTCTTCTGCGAACATTGCTCACGTATTCATTATTGGCCAGAAAGCCAGGCTTTGGAAGGAACAGTTGCGGCACCAAAACAAAGACGCCGTCGTTCAGTAAAAGCTTAA
- a CDS encoding glutamate-5-semialdehyde dehydrogenase has product MKDPAFIQKIGKASKEAAYQLATISTQQKNAALNTLADNLLKHQKTILEANQLDLDTALNAGLQDAFLDRLSLKDRLEGIAHDVKQVAKLPDPVGEIFDSTVLANGLHLYKQRTPIGVIGVIYEARPNVTIDIASLTIKTGNSVILRGGSETLRTNLKLVEVIQNSLAEAAIPLNAVQFIDKTERHYIKDLLHAHEYIDLIIPRGGVGLHQYCKENSMIPVITGGMGICHLFVDSSADQSKALEVICNAKLQKPSACNALDTLLIHQDIAQEFIPAVLERLGKKGVVFPVSKETEMALKNLAFPACCHLAQDQDWDTEWLGLTLGLHVVKNLEEAIQHIQKHSQGHSDGILTENDKHAEEFIKKVDSACVYVNASTRFSDGAQFGLGAEVAISTQKIHARGPMALKELTSYKWIARGNYHTRKS; this is encoded by the coding sequence ATGAAAGACCCTGCTTTTATCCAAAAAATCGGAAAAGCTTCCAAAGAAGCAGCCTATCAACTTGCCACAATCTCAACACAACAAAAAAATGCGGCCTTAAATACACTTGCAGATAACTTGCTTAAACATCAAAAAACTATATTGGAAGCAAACCAATTGGATTTGGATACAGCTCTCAATGCAGGTCTTCAAGATGCATTTTTAGATCGTCTAAGTCTTAAAGATCGTTTAGAAGGAATAGCCCATGACGTCAAGCAAGTCGCTAAACTTCCAGATCCTGTTGGGGAGATTTTTGATTCAACTGTTTTAGCAAATGGGTTGCATCTATATAAACAAAGAACTCCAATCGGTGTCATTGGTGTCATTTATGAAGCTAGACCTAACGTAACAATTGACATTGCCTCCCTTACGATAAAAACAGGCAATAGTGTCATTTTGCGTGGTGGATCGGAAACTCTACGAACTAACTTAAAGCTTGTTGAGGTTATACAGAATTCCCTTGCGGAAGCTGCTATCCCCCTAAATGCTGTCCAATTTATTGATAAAACAGAGCGTCACTATATTAAAGATCTGCTTCATGCACATGAATATATCGATTTAATTATTCCCCGGGGTGGCGTAGGTCTCCATCAATATTGCAAAGAAAATAGCATGATTCCAGTCATTACCGGTGGCATGGGTATCTGCCATTTGTTTGTCGACTCTTCAGCCGATCAATCTAAAGCCTTAGAGGTTATTTGTAATGCGAAATTGCAAAAACCTAGTGCATGCAATGCCTTAGACACGCTTTTGATTCATCAAGACATTGCCCAAGAATTTATTCCGGCGGTTTTAGAAAGGCTTGGTAAAAAAGGCGTGGTTTTTCCAGTTAGCAAAGAAACTGAGATGGCTTTAAAAAATTTGGCATTCCCAGCATGCTGCCACTTGGCTCAAGATCAGGATTGGGATACTGAATGGTTAGGCTTGACCTTGGGTCTGCACGTCGTAAAGAATCTGGAGGAAGCAATTCAGCACATTCAAAAGCATAGTCAAGGGCATAGTGATGGCATTTTGACAGAAAATGATAAACATGCCGAAGAATTTATCAAAAAAGTAGATTCAGCATGCGTTTATGTCAATGCATCGACTCGCTTTAGCGATGGAGCCCAATTTGGCTTGGGAGCCGAAGTCGCCATTAGCACACAAAAAATTCATGCACGGGGTCCAATGGCATTGAAAGAGTTAACAAGCTATAAATGGATTGCTCGAGGAAACTATCATACAAGGAAATCGTAA
- a CDS encoding glycine hydroxymethyltransferase has protein sequence MPRIQKYLQKHAQNLQPAAIAYLAALDQIESFAPPIAHAIEQELRDQRSHLKLIASENYSSLTVQLAMGNLLTDKYAEGYPHHRFYAGCENVDLVEEMAQEELKQIFGAEHAYVQPHSGADANLVAFWSILVQKVQNKEIERLGKKTLDELTPEEYEQVRKLMNQQKLMGMSLNSGGHLTHGYRHNISSKMMRSVFYDVDPKTEQLDYHTLAKQALQEKPDILLAGYSAYSRRINFAKMREIADSVGAVFMVDMAHFSGLVAGKVFQDEYNPVPYAHIVTSTTHKTLRGPRGGFVLCKAEFADTINKGCPLVLGGPLPHVIAAKAIAFKEANSPNFQDYAQRIVKNANTLAEKLKSDGARIVSGGTENHLMIVDLSSFGLTGRHAESILRKAGLTVNRNTIPGDQNGPWYTSGIRLGTPAVTTLGMGTDEMNEIADIIVKVLKNAKPAIVEKTGQPSKANAEIDLKILDEAQQRVNAILAKFPLYPEIEI, from the coding sequence ATGCCCCGTATACAAAAATATTTACAAAAGCATGCCCAAAATCTTCAGCCTGCGGCCATTGCTTATCTTGCAGCTTTAGATCAAATCGAATCTTTTGCCCCCCCTATTGCCCATGCCATTGAGCAAGAACTGCGCGATCAGCGTTCCCACTTAAAACTCATTGCCTCAGAAAACTATTCCTCTCTAACTGTTCAATTAGCTATGGGCAATCTTTTAACTGACAAATACGCTGAAGGCTACCCCCATCACCGATTCTATGCAGGCTGTGAAAATGTGGACTTAGTCGAAGAAATGGCCCAAGAAGAACTCAAACAAATTTTTGGAGCCGAACACGCTTATGTGCAACCCCATTCTGGAGCAGATGCCAATTTAGTTGCTTTTTGGTCTATCCTTGTTCAAAAAGTCCAAAATAAAGAAATTGAAAGACTAGGCAAAAAAACACTTGATGAACTCACCCCTGAAGAATACGAACAGGTGCGCAAACTAATGAACCAACAAAAATTAATGGGCATGTCATTAAATTCAGGTGGACATTTAACGCATGGCTATCGACATAACATCTCCTCTAAAATGATGCGCTCTGTATTTTATGATGTCGATCCAAAAACAGAACAACTGGATTACCACACGTTGGCCAAGCAAGCGCTTCAAGAAAAACCAGACATTCTGTTAGCAGGCTATTCTGCCTATTCTCGTCGTATCAATTTTGCAAAAATGCGTGAAATTGCAGATTCCGTAGGAGCTGTCTTCATGGTAGACATGGCCCACTTTTCAGGTCTTGTCGCTGGAAAAGTTTTTCAAGACGAATATAATCCTGTTCCGTACGCGCACATCGTTACATCGACCACTCACAAAACCTTAAGAGGCCCAAGAGGAGGATTCGTATTGTGTAAAGCAGAATTTGCCGATACGATCAATAAAGGATGTCCATTAGTTTTGGGCGGTCCTCTCCCTCACGTAATCGCCGCAAAAGCAATCGCTTTTAAAGAGGCTAATTCCCCAAATTTCCAAGATTATGCTCAGCGAATTGTGAAGAATGCAAACACGCTCGCTGAAAAACTAAAATCTGATGGTGCCCGCATTGTCTCTGGCGGAACTGAAAATCACCTAATGATTGTCGATCTTTCTTCATTTGGTTTAACAGGTCGACATGCTGAGTCTATTTTACGAAAAGCAGGCCTGACTGTAAACCGCAACACAATCCCAGGTGATCAAAATGGCCCGTGGTACACTTCTGGAATTCGTCTCGGAACTCCAGCTGTCACGACTTTGGGTATGGGTACAGATGAAATGAACGAAATTGCGGATATTATCGTAAAAGTCCTAAAAAATGCCAAACCCGCTATTGTGGAAAAAACGGGACAACCAAGCAAAGCGAACGCAGAGATTGATCTAAAAATTCTTGATGAAGCGCAACAAAGGGTAAATGCTATATTGGCAAAATTTCCGCTCTATCCAGAAATCGAGATCTAA
- a CDS encoding CBM20 domain-containing protein — MLVTKKQPTNSEKKSDASQASQSSQALSQKHQTAHPKHTEKTRVVIHYDVGFNNHIYIRGKGADLSWDRGVKLKNVKADEWVWETDIPFHSCEFKVLINDQIYEEGANHHLKHKGSVQYTPKFS, encoded by the coding sequence ATGCTGGTCACTAAAAAACAGCCAACAAATTCAGAAAAAAAATCTGATGCAAGCCAAGCTTCACAATCCAGCCAAGCACTGTCACAAAAGCATCAAACGGCTCACCCTAAGCACACCGAAAAAACACGCGTTGTCATCCATTATGATGTGGGATTTAATAATCACATTTATATCCGAGGAAAAGGGGCTGACCTATCGTGGGACAGGGGTGTTAAACTCAAAAATGTCAAAGCAGATGAATGGGTTTGGGAAACGGATATTCCTTTTCATTCTTGCGAATTTAAAGTTCTGATTAATGATCAAATTTATGAAGAAGGTGCCAACCACCATCTCAAGCACAAAGGATCTGTTCAGTATACGCCTAAATTTTCTTAG
- a CDS encoding uridine kinase family protein, whose translation MRKCQQITFLIVLFFSNFIQARDHDLRSLDSLVQHLAEIANQPNGASLEPIPIVGIGGCPGVGKTYFTRELAGLLREKGIRPLILPLHHFNLSPTERKEIGTEWDVRHFKMADLHHVLSIIHRGEKWIKKPTCDQLTGEIGEEILSLDDVDLILFEGLYALCSESPVDYFKYCELGIFLEARASDIFVWKWEREQKKVHPRTPEQFLKHINALFEEYRKNIEYSKKNASFLIKKDKTHRYHLEIRALSGDKHDSSQSCICQ comes from the coding sequence ATGCGTAAATGTCAACAGATAACCTTTCTTATAGTTTTATTTTTTTCAAACTTTATTCAAGCACGTGATCATGATTTACGTTCTCTAGATTCGCTGGTTCAGCATTTAGCAGAGATTGCGAACCAACCTAATGGTGCGTCATTGGAACCTATTCCAATTGTGGGAATTGGGGGATGTCCGGGTGTTGGGAAAACGTATTTTACACGTGAACTCGCTGGATTGCTTAGAGAAAAGGGAATACGCCCTTTGATTTTGCCGCTCCATCACTTTAATTTATCCCCAACTGAAAGAAAGGAAATTGGAACAGAGTGGGATGTGCGACATTTTAAAATGGCGGATTTGCATCATGTCTTGTCTATCATCCATAGAGGTGAAAAATGGATTAAAAAACCGACATGTGATCAATTGACAGGAGAGATTGGAGAAGAGATCCTTTCTTTGGATGACGTAGATCTGATTCTTTTTGAAGGGTTGTATGCTTTATGCTCGGAATCGCCAGTCGATTATTTTAAATACTGCGAATTGGGGATATTCTTAGAAGCGCGCGCATCAGATATTTTTGTTTGGAAATGGGAAAGAGAACAAAAGAAAGTACATCCACGTACCCCAGAACAATTTTTAAAGCACATAAATGCTTTATTTGAAGAATATCGCAAGAATATTGAATATTCCAAAAAAAACGCCTCTTTTTTGATTAAAAAAGATAAAACCCATCGCTACCATTTAGAGATCCGAGCTCTGTCAGGAGATAAACATGATTCAAGCCAGTCCTGCATTTGTCAATAG
- a CDS encoding lipoyl protein ligase domain-containing protein, with translation MTWKIVQSGCCSASSNMHRDYELLSQLESIKQPIFHSYEWIGDCATFGHFIQPFDFLNEQAVNRLNLNLAKRPTGGGIVFHVSDLAFSALIPASHSAYSVNTLENYAFVNQVVMQALRAFMGNQALPQLLPEEPLPLDASSKNFCMAKPTKYDVMLEGRKVGGGAQRRTKHGFLHQGTIALAMPKEDFLQEILLPGTCVMTAMKQHSYLLLGANYTHKQLDEARQELKRLLIDGFSEQL, from the coding sequence ATGACATGGAAAATTGTTCAATCAGGATGCTGCAGCGCATCCTCAAATATGCATCGGGATTATGAGCTATTAAGCCAGTTGGAGTCAATTAAACAACCTATTTTTCATAGCTATGAGTGGATAGGAGATTGCGCAACCTTTGGGCATTTTATCCAACCATTTGATTTTTTAAACGAGCAAGCTGTCAATCGCCTAAATCTCAATCTCGCCAAACGCCCTACGGGTGGAGGCATTGTTTTTCATGTTTCTGACCTTGCATTTTCCGCCTTAATTCCGGCATCCCATTCCGCTTATTCCGTGAATACACTAGAAAATTACGCTTTTGTAAATCAAGTTGTCATGCAAGCTTTAAGAGCTTTTATGGGAAATCAAGCGCTGCCACAGCTTCTTCCAGAAGAACCACTCCCCTTAGATGCCTCCAGCAAAAATTTTTGCATGGCCAAGCCGACGAAATATGATGTGATGTTAGAAGGAAGAAAAGTGGGAGGGGGAGCTCAAAGAAGAACCAAACATGGTTTTTTGCACCAAGGAACCATCGCCCTTGCAATGCCTAAGGAAGATTTTTTACAAGAAATATTGCTTCCTGGAACATGTGTGATGACAGCGATGAAACAACATAGTTACTTGCTTTTGGGTGCAAATTACACACACAAGCAACTCGATGAAGCGCGCCAAGAACTCAAACGCTTGCTAATAGATGGATTTTCCGAGCAACTTTGA